TCACGCGCGCGGAGCGGGCGGCACCTTCCGCCGGCTCCCTTTCCGGTGGCCAACCATCCACCGCCGGCGCGGCCTCCGCCCGCCCGCGGACCGCGAAGGGGAAAACCCCATGACCGTCGCCGAAGATCCCTTCGTGCGCGCCCCGCTCTCCGGCGGGCCCGTACCGCGCATCCTCGCCCTCGCCAACCAGAAGGGTGGGGTGGGCAAGACGACCACCGCCATCAATCTCGGCACCGCGCTCGCCGCCATCGGCGAAACCGTGCTGGTGATCGACCTCGACCCGCAGGGCAATGCCTCCACCGGTCTCGGCATCGACCGGCGTGCACGCAAACTGTCCACCTATGACGTCCTCAGCAATGAGGCGACGCTGCGGGAGGCGATCCAGGAAACCGGCGTGCCACAGCTTTATGTGGCGCCCTCGACGCTCGATCTCTCCGGTCTGGAGCTCGAGATCGCCAGCGAGCGTGATCGCGCCTTTCGGCTCCGAAACGCGCTCAAGGCGCTCGCTGCGGACGGCGAGGGGGTGCAGTTCACGTATGTGCTGATCGATTGCCCACCGTCGCTCTCGCTCATCACGGTGAATGCCATGGCGGCGGCCCACGCCATCGTGGTGCCGCTTCAGTGCGAGTTCTTCGCACTGGAAGGTCTCTCCCAATTGCTGAAGACGGTGGAGCAGGTGCGCACGGGCCTCAACCCCGGCCTCTCCATCCACGGCATCGTGCTCACCATGTATGATGCGCGCAACAACCTCTCCGATCAGGTGGTGGAGGATGTGCGCCAGTTCATGGGTGAAAAGGTCTATGAGACGGTGATCCCGCGCAATGTGCGGGTGTCCGAGGCACCGTCCTATGGCAAGCCGGTGCTGCTTTACGATCTGAAATGCGCGGGCTCGCAGGCCTATCTGCGGCTTGCGTCGGAAGTGATCCAGCGCGAGCGCGCGGCCCGCGCGGCCGCCTGAAATCGGAACGGGATGCGGGCAGCCTCGGCTGTCCGCCGCTGTGAAGGAACGAGGAACCGATGGCGGAAGAAGGTCGCTCGCGTCTGGGCCGTGGGCTCGCGGCTCTCATCGGCGACATGGGCGAGGCGGATGCGCCCAGCCGCGCCAATGCGCCCGCGCCCAAGGCGGGCGGCACGCGCAAGCTGCCCATCGAGCAGGTGCAGCCGAGCGCCCGCAATCCCCGTCGGACCTTCGTGGAAGAAGGGCTCGACGAGCTGGCCGCCTCCATCCGCGAGAAGGGCATCATCCAGCCCATCGTCGTCCGGCCCATGGGAACGGACCGTTTCGAGATCGTTGCCGGCGAGCGCCGCTGGCGGGCGGCCCAGCGCGCCAGCCTGCACGAAGTGCCGGTGGTGGTGGTCGAGCTCAACGACCGCGAGGCGCTGGAGATCGCCATCATCGAGAACGTCCAGCGCTCGGACCTGAACGCGCTGGAAGAGGCGCAGGGCTATGAAGCCCTCATGGCGCAGTTCGAGTACACGCAGGGCGACCTCGCCAAGGTCATCGGCAAGAGCCGTCCGCACATCGCCAACACCATCCGCCTGCTGAAAC
The Azorhizobium caulinodans ORS 571 genome window above contains:
- a CDS encoding ParA family protein — its product is MTVAEDPFVRAPLSGGPVPRILALANQKGGVGKTTTAINLGTALAAIGETVLVIDLDPQGNASTGLGIDRRARKLSTYDVLSNEATLREAIQETGVPQLYVAPSTLDLSGLELEIASERDRAFRLRNALKALAADGEGVQFTYVLIDCPPSLSLITVNAMAAAHAIVVPLQCEFFALEGLSQLLKTVEQVRTGLNPGLSIHGIVLTMYDARNNLSDQVVEDVRQFMGEKVYETVIPRNVRVSEAPSYGKPVLLYDLKCAGSQAYLRLASEVIQRERAARAAA
- a CDS encoding ParB/RepB/Spo0J family partition protein: MAEEGRSRLGRGLAALIGDMGEADAPSRANAPAPKAGGTRKLPIEQVQPSARNPRRTFVEEGLDELAASIREKGIIQPIVVRPMGTDRFEIVAGERRWRAAQRASLHEVPVVVVELNDREALEIAIIENVQRSDLNALEEAQGYEALMAQFEYTQGDLAKVIGKSRPHIANTIRLLKLPESVKAYLADGRLSAGHARALLAHDDPERLVRAVVEKRLSVRDVEALTKTKKALTEKAGAPLQKDADTKALEKRLGDVLGLAVQLQSKGEAGELRIRYTDLEQLDQLCRRLGVE